The Psychrosphaera ytuae genome includes a region encoding these proteins:
- a CDS encoding ABC transporter ATP-binding protein, producing MIHISNLTKTYPDGTQALKGINLDLPTGMVGLLGPNGAGKSSLMRTIVGLQQADKGQIRLTLPGSDANAVIDVLKDPHAIRQTLGYLPQYFGVYPNMSCVALLKHMAVLKGLSKKQQAEQIPKLLELTNLSAFANKSVNRFSGGMKQRFGIAQALLGDPKVVIMDEPTAGLDPEERERLHDMLISISKDKLILLSTHIVEDVENLCHYTALLFNGEIKAADSVANLVNTMSGKIWTMPMSDIQTPTLVNQNDTEECQFKMYQLNKSFRFGEPVFRVFSDSQPHKLAQPIQATLQDFYFYTRAQSEEQAPKTQAELSKDTSVRMNGGALK from the coding sequence GTGATTCATATATCTAACTTAACCAAAACATATCCCGATGGAACTCAAGCACTTAAAGGCATCAACTTAGACTTACCGACAGGTATGGTCGGGCTTTTGGGGCCAAACGGCGCTGGCAAATCCAGTTTAATGCGTACCATTGTGGGATTGCAGCAAGCGGACAAAGGGCAAATACGGTTAACGCTCCCTGGTAGTGATGCGAATGCAGTTATTGACGTTTTAAAAGATCCACATGCCATTCGACAAACTTTGGGTTACTTACCCCAGTATTTTGGTGTGTACCCCAATATGAGTTGTGTGGCGTTGTTAAAACACATGGCCGTCTTAAAAGGATTGAGCAAGAAGCAGCAAGCAGAACAAATCCCTAAACTTTTGGAGCTGACTAATTTATCCGCATTTGCCAATAAGTCGGTAAATCGTTTTTCGGGTGGTATGAAACAACGTTTTGGCATTGCTCAGGCATTACTAGGTGATCCTAAAGTGGTGATAATGGACGAACCGACCGCCGGATTAGACCCAGAAGAACGCGAACGACTTCATGACATGCTGATCAGTATCAGCAAGGACAAGTTGATTTTACTCTCGACCCATATTGTTGAGGATGTCGAAAACTTATGCCATTACACCGCGCTTTTATTTAACGGCGAGATTAAAGCGGCAGATTCGGTTGCCAATTTAGTTAACACTATGTCCGGTAAAATTTGGACTATGCCAATGTCGGATATTCAGACACCGACTTTGGTCAATCAAAATGACACTGAAGAATGCCAATTCAAAATGTATCAGCTCAATAAGTCATTTCGATTTGGCGAGCCGGTTTTCAGAGTCTTTTCTGATAGCCAACCGCACAAATTAGCCCAACCCATTCAGGCGACGCTACAAGACTTTTATTTTTATACCCGTGCGCAAAGCGAAGAACAAGCTCCTAAAACTCAGGCAGAACTGAGCAAGGATACTTCCGTGCGCATGAATGGAGGTGCACTGAAATGA
- a CDS encoding M1 family aminopeptidase, with amino-acid sequence MMALVRNELHFLFRQPLFWLACILVPAVGYLFTTGLSADAPSFSIQVQLKYVALVMLILPVYMGGLLPAVLLREQTSSMTELISATPTTFFRRELAKTLSFVICTWFLFALTFFAIGLMAVDVIAVDVMASSSDLESNVLITSSVNMMELFIDWLCFVSLILLPTILVYAACGLWMAKWQSSVFSFYAFALVVMVGYLVLASLTGSPILAGSAIASDALYQSMMWLDPFGFTSLFAGFTGVGEDHQTVGIGSDVKFVINRFVVFSAALAFIWKALAWQGLDLKERHLKVLHLEKLQTAPKIQSQARVAQLLNALMSPLNRRKQTNHINFEAESGSPLQVLFKQIFSSVGRHKVTLLILLAWPFLIFNEVLSGLAYVEPFAEKATDSLDAVNRINSDVLPVIGSLLMALWSWQITGLFISHQSHELIATTPIKNKTLLVSQIAVIVALVMMLSGLTALGCLAAELVAGSHIIGSVYLIEFSRVGLNLVLLGVLFVSLQNIIRSRMLGSTLVVTLLVFKFTPISGSLGMTHTLWNITGTPLQQSDHFWGSAGSFSVFAPYMAVWTLVVGFFVALATALSHRGTFFGSFQRVSLKQFNINGLAKHWPASLLAVSSLLAIIRLDQQLVTEKPLTYSHHREAWKAEYEHTYRHWLNRPTPMVEHLDAKIKIEPYSGFGQFELRYLLRNKDQEDINSFLVGRYGNFEAPSLYVEPNGKGGGSVQRGLAVHRSLAVHRSLSAVIEAGQVSGQSIVRLAQPLKANQTLTLVAKFTLQQPKLWPVTSQFYIKPEMTYLRGVPLLPVIGFQPEWMLRNQQLRTQYQLPAMANLMPSERFSSRPYQLEWQRELAYEWTTYSSQIEVPTGYQAIGPGKLTHTESTGGETTYFFDSAQPMRQLPSWFVVPVTATNANQIEWQVTKQQVGNAVTEVYVPNTKHVTELQQKNAVAINQLGMADTLKWLSKQVKPYPHSQLRMFAIPNNGPTGFAMPQTMLIGYEVGFMAQPTKEAGFDQRYRRAVHETAHQWFGHDIGNGISEDGAFLVESLAKYVELVMIEQRYGNEAKNALVEYERRRFENQQRFYYGSARGLVDATSPHQQYSQATLVFDVLRTELGDDVIVEALKQLWVEHGYPNEPATSMDFVTALKSVAGEAHHRVIEQELLGAPYAN; translated from the coding sequence ATGATGGCTCTCGTTCGCAATGAATTGCACTTTCTATTTCGACAGCCTTTGTTTTGGCTGGCGTGTATTTTGGTCCCTGCTGTGGGTTATTTGTTCACAACTGGACTATCGGCTGACGCACCGTCCTTCAGTATTCAAGTGCAGCTCAAATATGTCGCCCTAGTGATGCTGATTTTACCTGTTTATATGGGCGGCTTGTTACCTGCGGTATTGTTGAGAGAGCAAACCTCAAGCATGACCGAATTGATAAGTGCGACTCCCACGACCTTCTTTCGAAGAGAATTAGCTAAGACGTTATCGTTTGTGATCTGTACTTGGTTTTTGTTTGCGTTGACGTTTTTTGCGATTGGCTTGATGGCAGTTGATGTGATAGCGGTTGATGTGATGGCCTCGAGCTCTGACTTGGAATCCAACGTGTTAATTACGAGTTCGGTAAACATGATGGAGTTGTTCATCGATTGGCTTTGTTTTGTCAGCTTGATTTTGTTGCCTACTATCTTGGTTTACGCAGCTTGTGGCTTGTGGATGGCCAAATGGCAAAGCTCTGTGTTCAGCTTTTATGCATTTGCGCTGGTGGTTATGGTTGGTTATTTGGTGCTAGCGAGTTTGACAGGTAGTCCTATTTTGGCCGGTAGCGCTATCGCCAGTGACGCTCTTTATCAGTCGATGATGTGGCTAGACCCGTTTGGATTTACCTCGTTATTTGCTGGATTTACTGGGGTTGGCGAAGATCATCAAACTGTTGGCATTGGTTCTGATGTAAAGTTTGTAATCAATCGATTTGTGGTCTTCAGCGCTGCTTTGGCGTTTATTTGGAAAGCACTAGCTTGGCAGGGGCTTGATTTGAAGGAGCGTCATTTGAAGGTGCTTCATTTGGAGAAGCTTCAAACGGCACCAAAAATTCAATCTCAAGCGAGGGTAGCTCAGTTATTAAATGCTTTAATGAGCCCTTTAAACCGTCGTAAGCAAACAAATCACATTAACTTTGAAGCTGAATCAGGCTCGCCATTGCAGGTGTTGTTTAAGCAAATTTTTTCGTCAGTAGGGCGCCACAAAGTTACCTTACTTATTTTGCTGGCGTGGCCCTTTTTGATCTTCAATGAGGTGTTGTCTGGGCTAGCTTATGTTGAACCGTTTGCAGAAAAGGCGACCGACTCACTGGATGCTGTTAATAGAATAAACAGCGATGTATTACCTGTGATTGGTAGCTTGTTAATGGCTCTGTGGAGTTGGCAAATAACCGGATTATTCATCAGTCATCAAAGCCATGAGTTGATCGCGACGACACCGATTAAAAACAAAACCTTATTGGTGTCGCAAATAGCTGTAATTGTTGCCTTGGTAATGATGCTATCAGGGCTAACTGCACTTGGGTGTTTAGCTGCAGAGCTAGTGGCGGGCAGTCATATTATTGGCTCGGTTTACCTTATCGAATTTAGCCGTGTTGGGCTAAACCTTGTGTTACTCGGCGTTTTGTTTGTCAGTTTGCAGAATATAATACGCAGTAGGATGCTCGGCAGTACCTTGGTGGTTACTTTATTGGTATTTAAGTTTACGCCGATTTCAGGCAGCCTCGGAATGACTCATACCCTGTGGAATATTACCGGTACGCCATTACAACAAAGCGATCATTTTTGGGGAAGTGCTGGTAGTTTTTCTGTGTTTGCTCCTTATATGGCGGTATGGACGTTGGTTGTTGGCTTTTTCGTTGCACTGGCAACAGCACTCAGCCACAGAGGGACGTTTTTTGGCTCTTTTCAGCGGGTTTCGCTCAAACAATTCAACATTAATGGGCTAGCCAAACATTGGCCGGCGTCTCTGTTAGCAGTGTCAAGTCTGTTGGCCATCATTCGACTAGACCAACAACTGGTTACAGAAAAACCACTGACCTATTCACATCACCGAGAAGCTTGGAAAGCTGAGTACGAACACACTTATCGACATTGGTTAAACAGGCCAACGCCAATGGTTGAGCACCTAGATGCTAAGATAAAAATAGAACCCTACTCAGGTTTTGGTCAGTTTGAGTTGCGCTACTTGTTACGCAATAAAGATCAGGAAGACATAAACTCATTTTTAGTCGGTCGGTATGGCAACTTTGAAGCGCCGAGCCTTTATGTAGAGCCGAACGGTAAGGGAGGTGGCAGTGTTCAAAGAGGTCTCGCTGTCCACAGAAGTCTCGCTGTCCACAGAAGTCTTAGTGCTGTCATCGAAGCAGGACAAGTCAGTGGCCAAAGTATTGTCAGGTTGGCACAACCATTAAAGGCAAATCAAACCCTGACCTTAGTGGCTAAATTTACATTACAACAACCCAAGTTGTGGCCTGTTACCTCGCAGTTCTATATCAAACCAGAAATGACCTATTTGCGCGGTGTTCCTTTGTTACCTGTGATTGGATTTCAGCCAGAGTGGATGTTAAGAAATCAACAATTACGCACTCAGTATCAATTACCAGCGATGGCAAATTTAATGCCTTCAGAGCGATTTTCTTCCCGCCCTTATCAACTCGAATGGCAAAGAGAGTTAGCTTACGAGTGGACGACGTACTCAAGTCAAATTGAAGTCCCAACGGGTTACCAAGCCATCGGTCCAGGTAAGCTAACTCATACAGAGTCAACGGGAGGGGAGACCACTTATTTTTTTGACAGTGCTCAGCCGATGCGCCAACTACCAAGCTGGTTTGTAGTCCCAGTGACTGCCACTAATGCAAACCAAATTGAATGGCAAGTCACCAAACAGCAAGTGGGCAATGCAGTAACAGAGGTTTACGTACCTAATACGAAGCACGTAACGGAGCTACAGCAGAAAAATGCCGTCGCCATCAATCAACTTGGCATGGCCGACACGTTGAAGTGGCTGTCTAAGCAGGTAAAGCCATACCCACATAGTCAGCTACGAATGTTTGCGATACCAAATAACGGCCCAACCGGATTTGCGATGCCACAAACTATGTTAATTGGTTACGAAGTTGGTTTTATGGCTCAGCCAACAAAAGAGGCAGGGTTTGATCAACGTTATCGTCGTGCCGTCCACGAAACAGCCCATCAGTGGTTTGGACACGATATTGGCAACGGTATAAGTGAAGATGGCGCATTTTTGGTAGAGTCACTGGCTAAATATGTCGAGTTAGTCATGATTGAACAACGATATGGCAATGAGGCTAAAAATGCCCTAGTGGAATATGAACGTCGCCGCTTTGAAAACCAGCAACGTTTTTATTACGGAAGCGCAAGGGGATTAGTCGATGCAACATCACCACACCAGCAGTATTCGCAAGCAACCTTAGTGTTTGATGTACTGAGAACAGAGTTAGGGGATGACGTTATTGTGGAGGCACTAAAACAGTTGTGGGTAGAACATGGCTACCCTAATGAACCAGCAACGTCGATGGACTTTGTGACTGCTTTAAAGTCCGTCGCAGGAGAGGCTCATCATCGGGTTATTGAGCAGGAGCTCCTTGGAGCTCCGTATGCTAACTAG
- a CDS encoding sporulation protein, translated as MFKKLLASVGIGSAKVDTYVLTEHLTPGADCDLRVVIKAGDSVEQDINGLSLALCTSAKSEKEVGDSEVTVNETIVLGKWAINPQELGLHNGVLAAGQTIEQDLTIKLHDETPVTDIAGSKSQVWIKTGLDIDMGLDSSDKDYLAIKPNPVQLNALNALHEMGYQLFKVDVEKGRLNGNGFSSSIPCYQEFELRRPSGLFSKSEVEISFVQLGHQVGILLEKDRFFGGDAYYSSIVPTSSSSSELKQLFESWL; from the coding sequence ATGTTTAAAAAGCTTCTTGCCAGTGTAGGCATCGGCTCGGCCAAAGTAGATACCTATGTATTAACCGAACATTTAACGCCAGGTGCTGATTGTGACCTCAGAGTTGTAATCAAGGCGGGTGATTCGGTAGAACAAGACATTAACGGTCTATCACTAGCGCTTTGTACGTCAGCCAAGTCAGAAAAAGAGGTCGGCGACAGCGAAGTGACGGTCAACGAAACAATCGTTTTAGGCAAGTGGGCAATCAACCCTCAAGAACTTGGACTTCACAATGGGGTTCTGGCTGCAGGCCAAACTATCGAACAAGATTTAACTATCAAGCTGCACGACGAAACGCCGGTCACAGATATCGCAGGTAGCAAATCACAGGTATGGATAAAAACCGGTCTCGATATTGATATGGGTCTGGACAGCTCTGACAAGGATTATTTGGCAATTAAACCTAACCCTGTCCAACTTAATGCCCTCAATGCTCTACATGAAATGGGTTATCAATTATTCAAAGTAGATGTTGAGAAAGGTCGTCTAAATGGCAACGGATTTAGTAGTTCAATTCCTTGTTATCAAGAGTTTGAATTACGCCGCCCAAGTGGCCTCTTCTCTAAAAGTGAAGTTGAAATAAGTTTTGTTCAATTGGGCCATCAAGTCGGTATTTTGTTAGAAAAAGATCGCTTTTTTGGCGGTGATGCCTATTACAGCTCAATTGTCCCAACTTCATCCTCAAGTTCTGAATTAAAACAGTTATTTGAATCTTGGTTATAA
- a CDS encoding sensor histidine kinase, giving the protein MNSLSTVFKSPNSSGFIQYLFTLPLFTAILIEAHVRFTSAKHHGIDHIWLSSTPGFIDYFLLIVHLSIQALPLFVALAWVLRESKSPSRSVLSIAMPFLLGFVAYPFLVYVAVDSSEWFARVNLLSLHFMGLVIGALGTWALVHFMNPARTGPKLITSTNSTTAQSDKLRSLLSTLFSLNSVVVICLFTWAFIISGAFHYHDDPMNNMPINLVFDPVQIVSDPLPFLNYFWQFSIISVVMGTLYLVNRYVLIKRVLNAYGVFYFVLASIVFWLLYTPIAGQLVIHLPMTPAHFTFIPSENFDVFDSDNYKVSLLFLFLTTPLILAFERQRDVAKTAEIAEQKTQAELQLLQQQINPHFLFNSMNSLYALTLKKSEQAPDFVMHLSNLLRYTVYEGQKPKVKLEQEIQYLQDYIALQTTRLGNRVKIKTTWPEPALQESNLSKVEIAPLLFVVILENAFKHGAESQQGEAEIDVALTLTSNEQNRGEVTLRFECCNSYDASAVQPNVNYGGVGLTNLKKRLALLYPNQHSYRVMCEPVNEESEDLSKPSGGRVIEVWRTELEIIL; this is encoded by the coding sequence ATGAATTCTTTATCAACAGTTTTTAAATCACCCAACTCAAGTGGCTTCATTCAATACTTGTTCACACTGCCACTGTTCACGGCAATTTTGATTGAAGCTCATGTTAGGTTCACCTCTGCTAAGCACCATGGCATAGACCATATTTGGCTTTCTTCTACGCCCGGATTTATTGATTACTTTTTGTTGATTGTGCACCTGTCGATTCAAGCACTACCCTTGTTTGTGGCGCTAGCTTGGGTGTTACGGGAGTCCAAGTCGCCATCTCGTTCAGTGCTGTCCATCGCAATGCCATTTCTGCTGGGCTTTGTGGCGTATCCGTTTTTAGTTTATGTCGCGGTAGATTCGAGTGAGTGGTTCGCACGAGTAAACTTATTATCACTACACTTTATGGGGCTAGTTATTGGGGCGCTTGGAACTTGGGCCTTGGTTCATTTTATGAATCCAGCTCGTACAGGGCCAAAACTAATCACTTCAACCAATTCCACAACCGCACAATCGGATAAGCTTCGCTCCTTGTTATCAACCTTATTCTCACTCAACAGTGTGGTAGTGATATGTTTGTTCACCTGGGCTTTCATTATCTCTGGTGCATTTCATTATCACGATGATCCGATGAACAACATGCCGATTAATTTGGTGTTTGATCCTGTTCAAATCGTTTCTGACCCTTTGCCTTTTTTAAATTACTTTTGGCAGTTTTCGATTATCTCTGTAGTGATGGGGACTTTGTATCTCGTCAATCGATATGTCTTGATAAAGCGGGTTCTTAACGCTTATGGTGTGTTTTATTTTGTCCTTGCCAGTATTGTCTTTTGGCTTTTGTACACCCCCATCGCCGGTCAGCTAGTCATTCATTTGCCGATGACACCTGCTCACTTTACCTTTATCCCGTCAGAAAACTTTGACGTATTTGACTCGGATAACTACAAGGTGTCGTTGCTGTTTTTGTTTTTAACTACCCCACTTATATTGGCTTTTGAGCGACAGCGAGACGTTGCAAAAACGGCCGAAATAGCTGAACAAAAAACCCAAGCTGAGCTCCAACTTTTACAACAACAAATCAACCCTCACTTTTTGTTTAACTCTATGAATAGTTTGTATGCACTTACTCTCAAAAAGTCTGAGCAGGCGCCCGACTTTGTGATGCACCTATCCAATTTATTGCGTTATACCGTATACGAAGGCCAAAAACCAAAAGTGAAATTAGAACAAGAAATACAGTACCTACAAGACTATATCGCCTTACAAACTACTCGATTAGGAAATAGAGTCAAAATAAAGACAACGTGGCCTGAACCAGCACTGCAAGAGAGTAATTTGTCTAAGGTTGAAATTGCCCCATTACTTTTTGTTGTGATCCTCGAAAACGCCTTCAAACACGGCGCTGAGTCACAACAAGGAGAAGCAGAAATAGATGTTGCTCTAACATTGACAAGCAATGAACAAAATAGAGGTGAAGTGACGCTCAGGTTCGAGTGTTGTAATTCCTATGACGCAAGTGCGGTTCAACCAAACGTCAATTATGGCGGAGTAGGATTAACCAACTTAAAAAAACGTTTGGCCCTGCTCTATCCTAATCAACACTCCTATCGTGTTATGTGTGAGCCAGTCAACGAAGAGAGTGAAGACTTGAGTAAACCTTCAGGTGGGCGTGTTATTGAAGTTTGGCGAACTGAATTGGAGATCATACTATGA
- a CDS encoding methyl-accepting chemotaxis protein, whose protein sequence is MDFINQSITRRIVFWTVLPLFVLSIIAGIYQVSGVKDSTQKRVETGINNIVKINATEIRGFFEAKGQIIHSIFANPQVLDWFSNYDDRGGDLSSDQEYKDVVRYFKYFSDQDPAIKSVFFGSGNTFEYFDLNGRYESDTYYTNKRPWWDEAQMKGSLYVSDPAVDANDGSISATVKTPIYDDARRLIGVAGMDILVTTIGQELLSKIKYEDEGFAFLVTDEGKLVYFPGFNKKFTPGTLMSKVDSQFNDTEGFATLQKELMLHNEGKSHVVWNNEPYTIMYSSIENDYPKMSWRLGFAVPDSVLNQPVKDAIWSNVTLVILVMLLICGLVYFTTVPVLKPIKHLVTTMRDISQGEGDLTKRIEIDRNDEVGALAIEFNHFVNKIQALVKQSVELTENVRQSSERVDHTSSQIIKLVDKEKSEIVQVASASEELAYTSEQMAQNTTHAMTHAALAENKVVDGAKVVHSAITDITSLSKNVLSAADVVRVLRQDSEGVGEVLNVIRTIAEQTNLLALNAAIEAARAGEQGKGFAVVADEVRTLASRTQESTANIQDIIEGLRSSASKAETVMEESREYAERSISQTQRIDDTLKEITVAIKEIQQQTESISQASNEQTETAHSVSKNVGHLKSLADESVNETQGATDSINQMRADAHRLANVMGQFKV, encoded by the coding sequence ATGGACTTTATAAACCAATCCATCACGCGCAGAATCGTATTCTGGACGGTTTTGCCCCTGTTTGTTTTATCCATCATCGCCGGAATTTATCAAGTTTCTGGTGTCAAAGACTCTACTCAAAAGCGCGTCGAAACCGGCATCAATAATATTGTAAAAATAAATGCCACCGAGATCCGCGGCTTTTTTGAAGCCAAGGGACAAATTATTCACAGTATTTTTGCCAATCCTCAAGTACTTGATTGGTTTTCTAATTACGACGACAGAGGCGGCGATTTAAGTAGCGACCAAGAGTATAAGGACGTCGTTCGCTACTTTAAGTATTTTTCAGATCAAGACCCTGCCATAAAGAGCGTATTTTTTGGCTCTGGTAATACCTTTGAGTACTTTGACTTAAATGGTCGTTACGAAAGTGATACTTACTACACCAACAAACGACCTTGGTGGGACGAAGCTCAGATGAAAGGCAGCCTATACGTCTCAGATCCTGCTGTAGATGCCAACGACGGCTCTATCTCAGCAACCGTCAAAACACCAATTTACGATGATGCACGTCGTTTAATTGGTGTGGCAGGAATGGACATACTGGTTACGACGATTGGCCAAGAGTTACTGAGCAAGATCAAATATGAAGATGAAGGATTTGCCTTTTTGGTGACCGATGAAGGTAAGCTGGTTTATTTTCCGGGTTTTAACAAAAAGTTTACCCCCGGCACTTTGATGAGCAAGGTTGATAGTCAATTCAACGACACCGAAGGCTTCGCTACTTTGCAAAAAGAATTGATGCTTCACAATGAAGGCAAATCACACGTTGTATGGAACAACGAGCCTTACACTATCATGTATTCTTCAATCGAAAATGACTATCCCAAAATGAGCTGGCGCTTGGGTTTTGCAGTGCCTGACTCAGTACTAAATCAACCGGTAAAAGATGCAATCTGGTCAAATGTCACTTTGGTTATTTTGGTGATGTTGCTGATCTGTGGTTTGGTTTATTTTACTACTGTACCAGTGTTAAAACCTATCAAACACCTAGTTACAACGATGCGCGATATTTCTCAGGGCGAAGGCGATTTAACCAAGCGTATTGAAATTGATCGCAATGATGAAGTCGGCGCACTTGCCATCGAATTCAATCATTTTGTTAACAAAATCCAAGCACTTGTTAAGCAATCAGTCGAACTAACCGAAAATGTTCGCCAAAGTTCAGAGCGCGTTGACCACACCTCATCGCAAATTATAAAACTGGTCGACAAAGAAAAATCAGAAATCGTCCAGGTTGCTAGTGCCTCTGAAGAGCTGGCCTACACCAGTGAACAAATGGCTCAAAATACCACGCACGCAATGACCCACGCGGCGTTAGCAGAGAACAAAGTCGTAGATGGCGCCAAAGTTGTTCACAGCGCTATTACTGATATTACCTCTCTATCCAAAAACGTATTAAGCGCTGCAGATGTTGTTCGCGTCTTACGCCAAGACTCAGAAGGCGTTGGTGAAGTCTTAAATGTGATCCGTACCATCGCTGAACAAACCAACTTACTTGCTCTCAACGCGGCAATTGAAGCTGCAAGAGCTGGTGAACAAGGTAAAGGCTTTGCCGTTGTAGCAGATGAGGTAAGAACCCTAGCAAGTCGTACTCAAGAGTCGACGGCCAACATTCAAGACATCATTGAAGGACTACGCAGCAGTGCTAGTAAGGCCGAAACCGTAATGGAAGAAAGCCGTGAATACGCTGAGCGCAGTATCAGCCAAACTCAACGCATTGACGACACATTGAAAGAGATCACCGTTGCTATTAAAGAAATTCAGCAGCAAACAGAATCGATTTCACAAGCGAGTAACGAACAAACCGAAACCGCGCACTCAGTGTCAAAAAATGTCGGTCACCTCAAGTCATTGGCTGATGAATCCGTTAATGAGACACAAGGCGCAACCGATTCGATTAATCAGATGCGCGCTGATGCTCATCGCTTGGCCAACGTTATGGGTCAGTTTAAGGTTTAA
- a CDS encoding LytR/AlgR family response regulator transcription factor, translated as MSSSSLTTHRSISAIIIDDEPLAHEVLLHHIQSHNHEQEQSQDKAHDQSVSGRSAASVDIKFQGYNATDALKWLSENDVDLIFLDIKMPNLTGIDLVKVLANRPQIVFVTAYQEHAATAFELDVTDYLVKPVSLARLQQAIGKVSQQLAITTMSTADTESPSQSVPPSAPSYVMLNLSGTKRKVLTRDIQWFEAYGNYVKVWLEDEMLLANSSFKQLLDSLPHIDLLSAPLGAPLGEHNNGLFAQVHKSFGVNLTKVKALNADHLIMADDNLIKIGKTFKKSVKQRFN; from the coding sequence ATGAGTTCCTCTAGCCTAACGACCCATCGCTCAATCTCAGCCATTATCATTGATGATGAGCCGTTAGCCCATGAAGTGCTGCTTCATCACATTCAAAGTCACAATCATGAACAAGAGCAAAGTCAGGATAAAGCACACGATCAAAGCGTAAGCGGACGATCCGCAGCGTCAGTAGACATTAAATTTCAAGGATACAATGCGACAGATGCTTTAAAGTGGCTAAGCGAAAATGACGTCGACTTGATCTTTCTTGATATTAAAATGCCTAACTTAACCGGCATCGACTTAGTCAAAGTACTCGCTAATAGACCACAAATCGTATTTGTCACTGCGTATCAAGAACATGCCGCTACGGCCTTTGAATTAGATGTAACCGACTACTTAGTTAAACCAGTAAGCCTGGCCAGATTGCAACAAGCGATTGGCAAAGTCAGTCAACAACTCGCCATTACGACTATGAGTACAGCGGATACTGAATCTCCTTCACAATCAGTCCCGCCCTCAGCTCCGTCCTATGTGATGCTCAACTTATCCGGTACCAAACGAAAAGTGCTCACTCGTGATATTCAGTGGTTTGAAGCCTACGGTAATTACGTCAAAGTATGGCTCGAGGATGAAATGCTGCTAGCCAATTCATCTTTCAAGCAACTACTCGATAGCCTGCCTCACATAGATTTGTTAAGTGCGCCCTTAGGTGCGCCTCTTGGCGAGCACAACAATGGTTTATTCGCTCAAGTCCATAAGTCCTTTGGCGTTAACTTAACCAAGGTAAAAGCTCTTAATGCAGACCACCTTATAATGGCGGATGATAACCTCATAAAAATAGGTAAAACCTTTAAAAAATCCGTAAAACAAAGATTTAATTAA